Below is a window of Vibrio fortis DNA.
GTTGCATTATACCCTTTAGTAACAACTCCGCAACACCTTTCGACAACGTACGATAAAAAAGTAAGCAAGGCATTTTGTTTATTTCATATTATACTTCGAGGGCAAACCAACAAGCGGAACAAAAATATAATGAAAAACAAAACTCTACTGGCTTTATTAGCCGCAGCCTCTCCACTCTTCGCCAATGCTCACAACCTAACGGTCGGCGAAACTCTACCACCTGTCAGCGTCACTGCTCATGGTGAAATCACCTTAAATGACGGTTCGACAGGCTATCAAGCTTGGGCAACCACAGACATGCTAGGTAAGGTACGCGTTGTTCAAGCGATTGCTGGACGCAGCAGCTCGAAAGAGCTCAATGCTCCTCTAATGGCAGCGATTACCGCTTCTAAATTTCCAGAAGATGCTTACCAAACCACAACCATCATTAACCAAGATGATGCCATCTGGGGTACCGGTTCTTTTGTGAAGTCATCGGCAGAAAGCAGCAAGGAAGAGTTTCCTTGGTCTTCAATGGTACTGGATGAAGAAGGTACCGCAGCATCTGCTTGGGCTCTACAAGAAGAGAGCTCTGCGATTATCGTTCAAGACAAACAAGGTAAAGTCCTATTTGTAAAAGAAGGGGCGTTAAACGAATCCGAAGTCTCTGAAGTCATTCAACTTATTAAAGCAAATCTTTAATAATAATTACTCTCTTTTACGAGATTTCTTGAAAGGACATTGTTATATTATAACAACGTCCTTTTTCTTTTTTGGTTCAACTCATCATGATCTGGCGAGCCCACTCACTCACAACTAGACGTTCTGTCCTGTGCATGCTCGGGTTAATGATCATGTTGTCGTGGTCTGTGGCCCACCACATCGTTGATGCCGACATTGAACACCACACACACCATCAATGTGAACTTTTTTCAGCCAGTCAGCTTGGTTTTGCTCACGATTTACCACAACTGCCTGAATTAAGTATCAATTTCATTGTCCTAACCAGTGAACCAGCTCGTAAGCTACAAAGACTATACTTTGCTTATCTCGCGCGTTCACCACCTGTGAAGATGACTTAATCAATTAACCTGCTTTTAATTCATCTTTTTTATTTAGGAATACCCAATGAAACCTTCTATTTTAGCCGCTGTTATCGGCATGACTGTATCTGCTACCGCTATCGCTGATGATCACTTCCGTTCTCATGATGCTCACGTTCACGGAGCGGTTGAAGTCAATATCGCTCAAGATGGCAACGAGCTTTTGGTTGAAGTAACCGCTCCAGGTGCTGATGTTGTTGGTTTTGAGCACGCACCTCAGACACCAGAGCAAGTCGCAGCACTAGAAAAAGCAACTGCGCTACTGAATCAACCAAGTAAGCTATTCATGTTCGAAGGTGCGGATTGTACGCTAGAGTACAAATCTGTAACTCATACCTTGGGTGAAGACGAGCATGAAGGCCATGATCACGACGACCACAAAGGTCACGACCATGACAAACATGATCATGATGACCACGAAGGGCACGACCATGACAAACATGATCACGATGACCACGAAGGTCACGACCATGACAAGCATGAGCACCATGACCACGAAGGTCACGACCATGACAAGCATGAGCACCATGACCACGAAGGTCACGACCATGCTGCAGGTGGGCACGGTGAGTTCACTATTGAATACCATTACCAATGTTCAAACGTGGCTAAATTAGACACAGTTGAGACACAGTGGTTTTCTAACTTTGCCAATACAGAATCAATCACAGTTAATCTATTAACAGATCGTGTACAGACTCAACAGAAGCTAGCACCAAACAACACTAGCTTCCGTTTCTAACACTGTATTGATACAGAAGCACAACGTACAGCAGCCAAGTGAGCACTCACTTGGCTGCCTTGCTCTCAAACCAGTAGAGTTGCCCCAATGGTGATTCCTTGAGCAACTATTAAGAATATCGATTTAAGCAAAACCGCTTAGCGAGCAGGAGCTTATATGTCCTTTGACCAATCATCGCTTGTCGTTAAATTGGAAAATGTCAGTTTCCGATGGAAGCCAGACCTACCACCAACGCTCGAAATACCCTCTCTTCATATCCATGCCAAAGAGCACCTTTTTATTAAAGGGCCAAGTGGCTGTGGAAAATCAACATTACTAGGGTTATTGACGGGAATAAACCAAGCACAGCAAGGTGAGGTTTCTATCTTAGGTCAAGACCTAAACCAACTATCGCCGCGTCAACGCGACAAGTTTAGAGCCGACCACATAGGCTATATTTTCCAGCAATTTAATCTGTTGCCCTATCTATCTGTAACGGACAACGTGACACTACCTTGCCAGTTTTCCAACATCAGAAAGCAAAATGTCATTCAGGGAAATAGTGGATTAAAGGCAACCGCAGAAACCCTTCTTCAAAGGCTTAAATTGCCGGAAGCATTGATGGATAAGCCAGTAACCGAGCTCAGCATTGGCCAACAACAACGTGTTGCGGCCGCAAGAGCGTTAATGGGGCAGCCACAAATCATTATTGCCGATGAACCAACATCCGCACTAGACCATGACAACAGAGAAGCCTTCATTGAACTGCTGCTCGAGCAAGCGGACCAAGCTAACTCTACGCTTATCTTTGTGAGTCACGATCCCACACTGGAAAAGCTGTTCACACGCAGCATCGACCTTACGACCGTAAACCAAGCGAAGGCTATCGTATGAAAGTAATTACTCACTTAGCACTCAAAAGTGTGCTAAATCGTAAGGCCACCGCCATTCTTACGATTCTTACCGTAGCCGTTTCCGTCATTCTTTTGCTTGGCGTAGAGCGTGTACGTACAGAAGCCAAAAGCAGTTTCGCCAACACCATTTCAGGAACTGACCTTATTGTTGGCGGCCGTTCTGGACAGGTTAACTTGCTGCTCTATTCAGTATTTAGAATCGGCAACGCAACGAATAACATCGACTGGAAAAGCTACCAAGAGTTCAGCCAGCACAAAGCGGTAAAATGGGCGATCCCAATCTCACTCGGTGATTCGCACAAAGGTTTCCGCGTCATGGGTACTAACCACAGCTATTTTGAACACTATCGCTACGGCAGTAAGCAACTACTTACTATCGAGCAAGGACGTGAGTTTAATGAGCTATTTGATGTGGTTATCGGTGCTGATATCGCGAAAAAGCTCAACTATAAGATTGGCGATAAAATCATCTTAGCGCACGGTATTAGTGATGTGGCATTCAGTCGCCACGACAACCTGCCATTTACTGTCGTCGGTATCATTGCTCCAACAGGAACACCAGTAGACAAAACGGTACACGTGTCACTGGAAGCTATTGAAGCTATTCACGTTGGCTGGGAGTCAGGGGCTAACCTCGGCCATACACCAGATGCCGAGACACTTAAAACCTACGACTTTCAACCAAAACAGATCACGGCAATGATGCTTGGCTTAAACTCCAAGATTCAGACATTCGCACTGCAACGTGAAATCAACACCTACCATCAAGAACCACTGAGCGCAATCATGCCTGGTATTGCTTTACATGAATTATGGGGCATGATGGCGGTTGCGGAGCAGGCACTACTCGTTGTATCTGGTTTTGTCGTTGTGGCGGGACTACTCGGCATGCTCAGCAGTCTACTGACTAGCTTGCAAGAGCGTCGCAGAGAGATGGCTATCTTACGAGCGATGGGCGCAAGACCAAGGCATGTATTCGGTCTACTGATCAGTGAAGCCAGTGCGCTTACTTTCCTTGGTATTACGTTAGGCGTCGGATTACTCTTTGGTTTAATTGCAGTAGTTGCTCCTATCGTGCAACAAAGTTATGGTATCAACATATCAATATCCGCAATCACCCCACATGAGTGGAAACTCATTATGATGGTTCAGGTTGCTGGAATTATCATTGGCTTTATTCCCGCATTCCGAGCGTATCGTCAATCTCTTGCTGATGGCATGACCATTCGAATCTAATATAGGAACACATTATGCAGCACAAACTCTTGCTGATCCTTGGGTTGCTTCTTTTTCCGTTTGCGACAACCGCATACGCAGAAGCACCATCAACAGAAGAATCCGTCCTTACTTTGGAATGGATTGACCTAATTCCAGAATCGGAACGTGCCCAGCTCGACCCTTTTGGCATGCCAACCGTCGATCACAGCCAGGAAAGCCCTCAACAATCTAAACTAGGCGCTGTTCGTCCAGAACTGAATGGCAGCAAAGTAAAGATTCCAGGTTTTGTTATCCCGCTTGAAGGAGATGAGAATATGATCACCGAGTTTCTACTGGTGCCATATTTCGGAGCATGTATTCACGTTCCGCCACCGCCACCAAACCAGATCATCTATGTGAAGTTTCCAAAAGGCGCACCGATTCAACAATTGTGGGATGTTATCTATTTAGTGGGAACACTGAAAACAGAAACCATTACGCACGATTTGGCGCAGACTGGCTATCTAATTGAAGGGGTAGCAATCGAAGAATACGACGATATGTAGGGATATCGACTTATCGATTATGAAGATGGTAGCTCAATTGGGCTGCCATTTTTTATAGGCAACGTTTATAAGCAACTAGTGTTATAACAATTTTCTAACGATGAAGTATCGCTAGGTTAAGCAATATATTTAGACAGATACGCTAGAATAGCGACATAACTAACGAGTAATAGTCCGATTGCCAGCTGTTTCTTCAGCTTATTATCATTCACCTGATTCATAACTCCTCCTTGGATTACACAACAAATTTAACATTTTATTATCATCAGAAAAAGTAAATTTTGTTTAATCCTTCAACTTTACTCGTAATATCTAGTCACAAGTTCAATAAAGAGTTACATTTTAACCAGTTAGATTTCTGTCTTAAGGTTTGTAGGTATCGTTATGTCTGACTCTCAACAACCCGTGATCATTGAACACGTGAATGACACCGCTCCCAAGCAAGAAAAAAAGCCCCATATTGCTGACAGCGCCAGTCGCATGCTCAATATCGCCCAGAACTTCGGTTTAGATGCTCTGCTTAGCCCAGGAAGTAAATCGTCAGATAAAGGTGAGAAATCGCTAATAGAGCGAGCACTGCTGCGAGAAAAGAAGCGTAAAGAGCTACGTCAAAAGAACCTTGAACAGATCCTAAAATTAGCGCACATGTCGTGCAAAGATGAAGCAGCTGGCGACCCAGACCAAGACTGGCTGTATCGATTTTTCGACATGGCTCAAGAGATCCATAATAGCTCGATGCAGAGATTGTGGGCTCAAGTGCTAAAGAGAGAAGTGACCAATCCAGGCTCGACCTCAATGAAGGCACTGAAAATCCTGCAAGATATGACACCTAAAGAGGCACTAACTCTACAACGCGCTGCTTCGTTAGCATGTAGCTTTGGTAGCGACCATAGCCGCAAGCTATTGCTCGGTTTCAAAACGCAGGCGGGCTTATTCAGTTTTGGTAAAAGAACTGGCGCTAGCACTATCAATTTGGGCAGCCATAACCTGCCCTATTCAAGCTTATTGCATCTCATTGAGCTCGGTATTCTGCATGGAACAGAATTGGAATCCGGTGAAATTGATTTTGACCCAGCACTCAACCTAACCTATCAAGGAAAGCAGATGGCCATTACGCCGCTCTCAAAAGGGGTGAAACTTGTCTATTATCGCTTCAGCCCAACCGGTAATGAACTGTGTGTGCTGCTCGGAAATAAGCCTAATAGTGCCTATTATGACCAGCTTATTGCGCTGTTAAATCAGAAGTTTACGGTACAGGCCGAAGCGAAACCTGGCAGCGTAAACCACACCGTATAAAACAAAATAGCCTTGGTGATAAACCAAGGCTACATAGAGTTATGTTGACGATAACTTATTGTTAGTTAGCAATAATCTGGCGAGCTTCTAATGCTTCAATACACTGCTCCACCAGCTCATCTAATGTCTTATCACCAGCAGGAAGATCGATCTCTGGCGTTTCAGGAGCCTCATAAACGGAGCTGATGCCTGTAAAATTCGGGATCTCACCTGCTCTTGCTTTCTTATAAAGTCCTTTAGGGTCACGCTGCTCACACACCTCGATTGGCGTGTTCACATAAACCTCTAAAAACTCACCATCGGGTAATAGATTTCGTACTAACTCACGCTCAGCTTTATGAGGAGAGATAAAGGCAGAAAGTACGATGAGACCGGCATCGGCCATCAGCTTGGCGAGCTCACCAATACGACGAATGTTCTCACGGCGATCTTGCTCTGAAAAACCCAGATCACTACACAATCCATGTCGAACATTATCGCCATCGAGAAGATAAGTATGGTAACCCAGCTGTGCTAAGCGAGTTTCTAACGCACCAGCCACCGTCGATTTACCTGAACCCGATAACCCTGTAAACCACAATACCGCTGGTTTTTGTGACTTGAGTTGAGAGCGAAAGGCTTTATCAACAGAGTGCTCATGCCACACGATATTCTCGTCTTTCGGTTTCACTGCAGTGGTCATAATTAGTCCTTTAAATAAACAGCATTAAAATGGGAAAAAATAGGGG
It encodes the following:
- a CDS encoding YtfJ family protein gives rise to the protein MKNKTLLALLAAASPLFANAHNLTVGETLPPVSVTAHGEITLNDGSTGYQAWATTDMLGKVRVVQAIAGRSSSKELNAPLMAAITASKFPEDAYQTTTIINQDDAIWGTGSFVKSSAESSKEEFPWSSMVLDEEGTAASAWALQEESSAIIVQDKQGKVLFVKEGALNESEVSEVIQLIKANL
- a CDS encoding DUF2607 family protein, encoding MWRAHSLTTRRSVLCMLGLMIMLSWSVAHHIVDADIEHHTHHQCELFSASQLGFAHDLPQLPELSINFIVLTSEPARKLQRLYFAYLARSPPVKMT
- the zrgA gene encoding zinc uptake protein ZrgA; this translates as MKPSILAAVIGMTVSATAIADDHFRSHDAHVHGAVEVNIAQDGNELLVEVTAPGADVVGFEHAPQTPEQVAALEKATALLNQPSKLFMFEGADCTLEYKSVTHTLGEDEHEGHDHDDHKGHDHDKHDHDDHEGHDHDKHDHDDHEGHDHDKHEHHDHEGHDHDKHEHHDHEGHDHAAGGHGEFTIEYHYQCSNVAKLDTVETQWFSNFANTESITVNLLTDRVQTQQKLAPNNTSFRF
- a CDS encoding ABC transporter ATP-binding protein is translated as MSFDQSSLVVKLENVSFRWKPDLPPTLEIPSLHIHAKEHLFIKGPSGCGKSTLLGLLTGINQAQQGEVSILGQDLNQLSPRQRDKFRADHIGYIFQQFNLLPYLSVTDNVTLPCQFSNIRKQNVIQGNSGLKATAETLLQRLKLPEALMDKPVTELSIGQQQRVAAARALMGQPQIIIADEPTSALDHDNREAFIELLLEQADQANSTLIFVSHDPTLEKLFTRSIDLTTVNQAKAIV
- a CDS encoding ABC transporter permease; the protein is MKVITHLALKSVLNRKATAILTILTVAVSVILLLGVERVRTEAKSSFANTISGTDLIVGGRSGQVNLLLYSVFRIGNATNNIDWKSYQEFSQHKAVKWAIPISLGDSHKGFRVMGTNHSYFEHYRYGSKQLLTIEQGREFNELFDVVIGADIAKKLNYKIGDKIILAHGISDVAFSRHDNLPFTVVGIIAPTGTPVDKTVHVSLEAIEAIHVGWESGANLGHTPDAETLKTYDFQPKQITAMMLGLNSKIQTFALQREINTYHQEPLSAIMPGIALHELWGMMAVAEQALLVVSGFVVVAGLLGMLSSLLTSLQERRREMAILRAMGARPRHVFGLLISEASALTFLGITLGVGLLFGLIAVVAPIVQQSYGINISISAITPHEWKLIMMVQVAGIIIGFIPAFRAYRQSLADGMTIRI
- a CDS encoding DUF3299 domain-containing protein, giving the protein MQHKLLLILGLLLFPFATTAYAEAPSTEESVLTLEWIDLIPESERAQLDPFGMPTVDHSQESPQQSKLGAVRPELNGSKVKIPGFVIPLEGDENMITEFLLVPYFGACIHVPPPPPNQIIYVKFPKGAPIQQLWDVIYLVGTLKTETITHDLAQTGYLIEGVAIEEYDDM
- a CDS encoding TIGR03899 family protein; this encodes MSDSQQPVIIEHVNDTAPKQEKKPHIADSASRMLNIAQNFGLDALLSPGSKSSDKGEKSLIERALLREKKRKELRQKNLEQILKLAHMSCKDEAAGDPDQDWLYRFFDMAQEIHNSSMQRLWAQVLKREVTNPGSTSMKALKILQDMTPKEALTLQRAASLACSFGSDHSRKLLLGFKTQAGLFSFGKRTGASTINLGSHNLPYSSLLHLIELGILHGTELESGEIDFDPALNLTYQGKQMAITPLSKGVKLVYYRFSPTGNELCVLLGNKPNSAYYDQLIALLNQKFTVQAEAKPGSVNHTV
- the cysC gene encoding adenylyl-sulfate kinase — translated: MTTAVKPKDENIVWHEHSVDKAFRSQLKSQKPAVLWFTGLSGSGKSTVAGALETRLAQLGYHTYLLDGDNVRHGLCSDLGFSEQDRRENIRRIGELAKLMADAGLIVLSAFISPHKAERELVRNLLPDGEFLEVYVNTPIEVCEQRDPKGLYKKARAGEIPNFTGISSVYEAPETPEIDLPAGDKTLDELVEQCIEALEARQIIAN